A DNA window from Zonotrichia albicollis isolate bZonAlb1 chromosome 2, bZonAlb1.hap1, whole genome shotgun sequence contains the following coding sequences:
- the ING4 gene encoding inhibitor of growth protein 4 has product MAAGMYLEHYLDSIENLPFELQRNFQLMRDLDQRTEDLKSEIDKLATEYISNARTLSSEEKLGLLKQIQEAYGKCKEFGDDKVQLAMQTYEMVDKHIRRLDTDLARFEADLKEKQIESSDYDSSSSKGKKKGRAQKEKKAARARSKGKNSDEEAPKTAQKKLKLVRTSTEYGMPSVTFGNVHPSDVLDMPVDPNEPTYCLCHQVSYGEMIGCDNPDCSIEWFHFACVGLTTKPRGKWFCPRCSQERKKK; this is encoded by the exons gtATTGAGAACCTGCCATTTGAACTACAGAGAAACTTCCAGCTCATGCGGGATCTGGATCAGAGGACAGAAG ACCTCAAGTCAGAGATCGATAAGTTGGCCACGGAGTATATCAGCAATGCACGGACTTTGTCTTCAGAGGAAAAACTGGGGCTTCTCAAGCAGATCCAGGAGGCTTATGGGAAGTGCAAGGAATTTGGGGACGACAAGGTTCAGCTGGCAATGCAGACCTACGAGATG GTGGACAAGCACATCCGGCGGCTGGACACAGACCTCGCCCGCTTTGAGGCAGACCTGAAGGAGAAGCAGATAGAGTCGAGTGACTATGACAGTTCTTCCAGCAAGGGCAAGAAGA AGGGCCGAgcccagaaagagaaaaaagctgCCCGCGCTCGCTCCAAAGGGAAAAACTCTGATGAGGAAGCACCAAAAACTGCCCAAAAGAAACTGAAGCTCGTCCGCAC TAGCACAGAGTACGGGATGCCTTCTGTCACCTTTGGGAACGTGCACCCCTCGGATGTACTGGATATGCCCGTGGACCCCAATGAGCCCACCTACTGCCTCTGCCATCAGGTCTCCTATGGGGAGATGATTGGCTGTGACAACCCAGAT TGTTCCATTGAATGGTTTCATTTTGCCTGTGTGGGTCTGACAACAAAACCAAGAGGAAAATG GTTCTGCCCTCGCTGTtcccaggagaggaagaagaagtAA